A portion of the Candidatus Binatota bacterium genome contains these proteins:
- a CDS encoding heme lyase CcmF/NrfE family subunit, translating to MIELGTLALWLALVASVYAVAASVYGALRGRADFVASGERGAWTAAASVVVATGVMLHALITSDFSIRYVAGYSSTTLPLRYRISALWGGMEGSLLFWALVLVMLSSLVLWQNRNRNRALMPWVTATLMTITAFFALMLVFLTPPFATLPFVPAEGTDLNPLLQNYWMSIHPPALYLGYVSWAVPFAFAIAALASGRLDDLWIRTTRRWVLAAWFFLSMGNLLGARWAYEVLGWGGYWAWDPVENAAFMPWLTGTAYLHSVMIQERKDMLKVWNMVLIIMTFLLTIFGTFLTRSGVISSVHSFTESGLGPWFMGFLVLCLAVSVSLLLYRLDRLRPRHELDSLISRESSFLFNNLVLVGIAFATLWGTIFPVLSEWVRGVKITVGPPFFNAVNAPLAITLLFLMGVGPVIAWRRASLANLKRNFLGPGLAGLGAGLVALLAGLHSLSAVLVVSMAVFVLSTMTAEFYHGTAARSKVTGAAWPSALLDLVSRNQRRYGGYIVHLGVVFMFLGVTMSSVYRVEEIHTVDRGQEFQIGDYTLKYINMETSSDDHMDRLIATLQVSRGGEVIDELKPEKRFYRKPEQPATEVAFRSTLKEDLYVILGNLGDNETATFQAYVNPLVAWLWIGGIVLALGTLVCVLPLSTRREQEAPVPTARGTNA from the coding sequence ATGATAGAATTGGGAACCCTGGCGCTGTGGTTAGCGCTGGTGGCATCGGTATACGCCGTGGCAGCCTCCGTGTACGGCGCCCTGCGGGGTCGTGCCGACTTCGTGGCCAGCGGCGAACGCGGGGCCTGGACTGCCGCGGCTTCGGTCGTTGTAGCCACCGGCGTAATGCTGCACGCCCTGATCACCAGCGATTTCAGCATCCGCTACGTCGCCGGCTACTCGAGCACCACCTTGCCCCTGCGCTACCGTATCTCGGCCTTGTGGGGCGGCATGGAAGGCTCGCTGCTCTTCTGGGCCTTGGTACTGGTCATGTTGAGTTCGCTGGTCCTGTGGCAGAACCGCAACCGCAACAGAGCGCTCATGCCCTGGGTCACCGCCACGCTGATGACCATCACTGCCTTCTTCGCCCTCATGCTGGTGTTCCTGACGCCACCCTTCGCGACCCTGCCCTTCGTGCCCGCCGAGGGCACCGACCTCAATCCCCTGCTGCAGAACTACTGGATGTCGATCCACCCGCCCGCCCTGTACCTGGGATACGTAAGCTGGGCGGTGCCCTTCGCCTTCGCAATCGCGGCACTGGCCAGCGGACGCCTCGACGACCTGTGGATACGCACCACGAGGCGCTGGGTTCTGGCTGCGTGGTTCTTCCTGTCGATGGGCAACCTGCTGGGCGCGCGCTGGGCCTACGAAGTGTTGGGCTGGGGCGGCTACTGGGCCTGGGACCCGGTGGAGAACGCCGCGTTCATGCCGTGGTTGACAGGCACGGCCTACCTGCACTCGGTGATGATACAAGAGCGCAAGGACATGCTGAAAGTCTGGAACATGGTGCTCATCATCATGACGTTCCTGCTCACGATCTTCGGCACCTTCCTCACCCGCAGTGGCGTCATCTCCTCCGTGCACTCGTTTACTGAATCGGGACTCGGGCCATGGTTCATGGGTTTTCTCGTACTGTGCCTGGCCGTGTCGGTTTCCCTGCTGCTGTACCGGCTCGACCGCCTTCGTCCGCGTCACGAACTCGACTCGCTGATTTCGCGGGAGTCGAGCTTCCTGTTCAACAACCTGGTGCTGGTGGGCATCGCCTTTGCGACGCTCTGGGGCACCATATTCCCAGTTCTGTCGGAGTGGGTGCGCGGGGTTAAGATCACCGTGGGGCCCCCGTTCTTCAACGCGGTGAACGCGCCGCTGGCGATCACGCTGCTCTTTCTCATGGGAGTTGGCCCGGTCATCGCCTGGCGCCGAGCAAGCCTGGCCAACCTCAAGCGTAACTTTCTCGGACCCGGGCTGGCAGGCCTGGGGGCGGGCCTGGTGGCGCTGCTTGCCGGCCTGCACTCGCTGTCAGCGGTGCTGGTAGTGTCAATGGCGGTGTTCGTCCTCTCCACGATGACCGCCGAGTTTTACCACGGTACCGCGGCCCGTTCGAAGGTCACGGGCGCGGCCTGGCCCTCCGCGCTTCTCGACCTGGTATCTCGTAACCAGCGGCGCTACGGGGGCTACATAGTTCACCTCGGAGTAGTGTTCATGTTCCTGGGCGTGACCATGTCGTCGGTATACCGGGTTGAAGAAATCCACACCGTCGACCGCGGACAGGAGTTCCAGATCGGCGACTACACTCTCAAGTACATCAACATGGAGACAAGCAGCGACGACCATATGGATCGCCTGATTGCCACCCTGCAAGTGAGCCGCGGCGGCGAGGTCATCGATGAGCTCAAACCCGAAAAACGCTTCTACCGTAAGCCCGAGCAGCCCGCCACCGAAGTGGCCTTTCGCTCGACGCTGAAAGAAGACCTCTACGTCATCCTCGGCAATCTCGGCGACAACGAGACCGCGACATTCCAGGCTTACGTCAACCCATTGGTCGCCTGGCTGTGGATAGGCGGCATCGTGCTGGCGCTGGGCACCCTGGTTTGCGTACTGCCCTTGTCGACACGCCGCGAGCAGGAAGCCCCCGTCCCAACCGCAAGGGGCACAAACGCGTGA
- a CDS encoding glutamate--cysteine ligase has protein sequence MPDSNQTDAPIKGIDQLVEYFEAGCTPREQWKVGVEYEQPVVYTASGQAVTYEGPSGIGELLSFFAREFGWTPIEENGQVIALHDNRASITLEPGGQFELSGATLSSLHQAENELSRHLEQVSRAGRELGLSFLGLGISPKTPLPQMPWMPKGRYRVMREFMQRTGTLGHRMMQQTATVQSNFDYSNEADALAKFRVAMAVAPLLVAVSANSPVVDGRPSGYRSYRAHVWSDTDSDRCGYLPFVFNSNSFFASYTDYALDVPMYFVLRGENCVDSEGLTFRQFMQKGVAGEQATMVDWTYHLSTVFPEVRLKNWIEARSADNQPPQLMLATPALLKGLLYDDDCLLAAWDLLRDWPLERLAELHEDAARLALSARVKKHTLGRYGLELLEIAREGLKRQAGANPDAIDAQGRDETRHLDSLEDLLVAGRCPADGIIELWEGPWSGDVDKLVAQANCAG, from the coding sequence GTGCCCGACTCAAATCAGACCGACGCCCCGATCAAGGGGATAGACCAGCTCGTCGAATACTTTGAGGCCGGCTGTACACCGCGTGAGCAGTGGAAGGTGGGCGTAGAGTACGAGCAGCCCGTGGTCTACACGGCCAGCGGACAGGCAGTGACCTACGAGGGGCCCTCGGGCATAGGAGAACTGCTGTCCTTTTTTGCCCGCGAGTTCGGCTGGACACCGATAGAAGAAAACGGGCAGGTGATCGCCCTGCACGACAACAGGGCCTCGATCACCCTGGAGCCTGGAGGGCAGTTCGAGTTGTCGGGCGCCACCCTGTCCAGCCTGCACCAGGCCGAGAACGAACTCAGCCGCCACCTCGAGCAAGTGAGCAGGGCCGGCCGCGAGCTCGGCCTTTCGTTTCTCGGGCTGGGCATATCTCCCAAAACCCCGCTGCCTCAAATGCCCTGGATGCCCAAGGGGCGCTACCGGGTAATGCGCGAGTTCATGCAGCGCACCGGCACGCTCGGCCACCGCATGATGCAGCAGACGGCCACCGTGCAATCCAACTTTGATTACTCGAACGAAGCCGACGCGCTGGCCAAGTTTCGCGTCGCGATGGCGGTGGCTCCGTTGCTGGTCGCGGTGTCTGCAAACTCGCCGGTCGTAGACGGTCGGCCCAGCGGTTACCGGAGCTACCGGGCACACGTGTGGAGCGATACCGACTCTGACCGCTGCGGCTACCTGCCCTTTGTTTTCAACAGCAACTCCTTTTTCGCTTCTTACACCGACTACGCCCTCGACGTTCCCATGTACTTCGTGCTCCGGGGCGAGAACTGCGTGGATTCGGAAGGGCTGACCTTCCGGCAGTTCATGCAGAAGGGCGTGGCCGGAGAGCAGGCCACGATGGTCGACTGGACCTACCACCTGTCGACTGTATTTCCCGAAGTCAGGCTCAAAAACTGGATCGAGGCACGCTCGGCCGACAACCAGCCTCCCCAGCTGATGCTGGCGACCCCGGCCCTGCTCAAGGGCCTGCTCTACGATGATGACTGCTTGCTGGCCGCGTGGGACCTGCTGAGGGATTGGCCGCTGGAACGCCTGGCCGAGCTGCACGAGGATGCCGCCCGCCTGGCGCTGTCAGCGAGGGTCAAAAAGCACACTCTTGGTCGCTACGGCCTCGAGTTGCTGGAAATCGCCCGTGAAGGCCTCAAGCGACAGGCCGGGGCCAATCCCGATGCCATCGATGCGCAGGGCCGCGACGAGACACGCCATCTGGACAGCCTCGAAGACCTGCTCGTGGCTGGGCGCTGCCCGGCAGACGGGATCATCGAACTGTGGGAAGGGCCCTGGTCCGGGGACGTCGACAAGCTGGTAGCCCAGGCCAACTG